A window of the Phalacrocorax carbo chromosome 26, bPhaCar2.1, whole genome shotgun sequence genome harbors these coding sequences:
- the LOC135317635 gene encoding LOW QUALITY PROTEIN: tumor necrosis factor-like (The sequence of the model RefSeq protein was modified relative to this genomic sequence to represent the inferred CDS: inserted 3 bases in 2 codons) codes for MAARRHRGETPTPPPAATQATFDLCPQKAVTPRDPPGPELQGGAAAARVGRARSQDPTEMPMLAALAARPGGPELLQTRRGDKPAAHVVASSSSPRELVWDDQVAPSLVRNGVRLRRNRLVVPRDGLYFVYAAAAFQGGRCPPRAAAARPLRLSVSRYSEEYPRDVPLLTAVRSVCPGARRRARXGRGGAGGGGGRGRGGGGGGGGGGXGEGRQLWFESLYQGAVFQLRQGDELSATTTAGRFLDLHGGGQAYFGVVGVD; via the exons ATGGCCGCCCGCCGGCACCGCGGCGagaccccaacccccccccccgcggcgaCCCAGGCGACCTTTGACCTTTGCCCTCAGAAGGccgtgaccccccgtgaccccccggGGCCGGAGCTGCAG GGCGGAGCGGCTGCTGCACGTGTGGGGAGAGCCCGGAGCCAG GACCCCACGGAGATGCCGATGCTGGCAGCGCTTG CCGCGCGCCCGGGGGGGCCGGAGCTGCTCCAGACGCGCCGTGGGGACAAACCGGCCGCCCACGTCGTGG cctcctcctcctcgccgcgGGAGCTGGTGTGGGACGACCAGGTGGCGCCGTCGCTGGTGCGCAACGGGGTGCGGCTGCGGCGCAACCGCCTGGTGGTGCCGCGCGACGGCCTCTACTTCGTCtacgccgccgccgccttccaGGGGGGCCGGtgccccccccgcgccgccgccgcccggcccctcCGCCTCTCCGTCTCCCGCTACTCCGAGGAGTACCCGCGCGACGTGCCGCTGCTCACCGCCGTGCGCTCCGTCTGCCccggcgcccgccgccgcgcgc ggggccgcgggggagcagggggaggggggggacggggacggggaggaggaggaggaggaggaggaggggg aggcgAAGGGCGGCAGCTCTGGTTCGAGTCGCTCTACCAGGGCGCCGTCTTCCAGCTGCGCCAGGGCGACGAGCTGTCGGCCACCACCACGGCCGGGCGCTTCCTCGACCTGCACGGCGGCGGGCAGGCCTACTTCGGCGTGGTGGGGGTCGACtga
- the LOC135317525 gene encoding uncharacterized protein LOC135317525 encodes MATDQSAPAGGRERQPPAYGRRRMPQALPPAMPHLIAFRRGRDQGGGWEGGRLRDPPAPPPSPPPPPPAPTPGDEARRFYESLWAEEPPPHAPHGQTPAPPTAERGGPPQAGGGEPPRAPHFCPTCGTHFRDPPARHRSSTAHLLARGGGAPPPLPPFHIPPTNYSPPPNRPCDPQRPPDPQVPPGPSSPPQGLPDPLRTPSVPPKSPPSSPTSPVPTNSSRSILGPNMAFPAQRPPGGAGAGRRFRPAPDVTSARA; translated from the exons ATGGCGACCGACCAATCAGCGCCCGCCGGCGGTCGCGAAAGGCAGCCGCCCGCCTATGGGCGCCGGCGGATGCCGCAAG CGCTGCCCCCCGCCATGCCCCACCTCATCGCCTTCAGGCGGGGCCGGGACCAGggcgggggctgggagggcggccgcctgcgggacccccccgcgcccccccccagcccccccccgccgccccccgcccccacccccggcgACGAGGCCCGACGCTTCTACGAGAGCCTGTGGGCCGAGGAGCCGCCCCCCCACGCGCCCCACGGCCagacccccgcgccccccacgGCCGAGcgggggggccccccccaggcggggggaggggagccccCACG GGCCCCCCACTTCTGCCCCACCTGCGGGACCCACTTCAGGGACCCCCCGGCGCGGCACCGCAGCTCCACCGCCCACCTGCtggcgcggggggggggcgcccccccgcccctcccccccttccacATCCCCCCCACCAAC tactccccaccccccaaccgCCCCTGTGACCCCCAACGGCCCCCTgacccccaagtgccccccggcccctcaAGTCCCCCCCAGGGCCTCCCCGACCCCCTCAGgaccccctctgtgccccccaagtcccccccaTCATCCCCCACCTCTCCGGTGCCTACCAACTCCTCCCGGAGCATTTTGGGGCCAAACATGGCGTTTCCAGCCCAACG gccgccagggggcgccggCGCTGGACGCCGCTTCCGCCCCGCACCTGACGTCACTTCCGCCCGCGCTTGA